The Flavobacterium sp. 140616W15 sequence TTTAAAATTGAATTATTCAAGAGCTAAACGTTCCTGTTCTAATTTCTCAGACAACCGTTTTTCTATTATTGGTGTAATTAATGTCTTTCTAGGTTTTATTTTTACAAAAGGAAAGAGTTCTAGATCATGTTTCATTTTGTCGTCTTTGTTCGGGTATTTATTTGTTCCGAGCAATATTTCTTTCTTTGTGTCAAATAATTCTTGTTCCTTATCTGCACTTTCCTGAATTCTTCTTTTGATGGTTCCTTCGGTCAAAAGTTTTAAGAAACCACCATTGGTCTCGATTTCTTTAAAAAGCGTTAATGCTTTTTCAGCAAGTTGCTTAGTAAGACTTTCGATATAATAACTTCCGTCGGCAGGGTTATTGACTTTGTCAAAATAACTTTCATTTTTAAGAATCAATAGCTGATTACGAGCAATTCGATCTCCAAATTCATTGTCTTTGTGATATAAAGCGTCGTATGGTAAATTAGCAATTGCATCAGCACCACCAATTATTGCCGACATGCATTCGGTTGTGGTACGTAGCATATTTACATTGTAATCATACAAGGTTTTATTTCGCTTTGTTGGTGAAACTAATAAATGACATTCTAGATTCGGATTGTATTCAGTTGCAACTAAATTAAAAAGCAATCGCAAAGCACGAAGTTTTGCTATTTCAAAAAGTAATTAGTACCCACAGATATTTCTAATACAATCGTTCCATTTATTGAAGGGATTCTATTAAAATATTCGTTGGCATGGGCAACACTATAAGCAATTTGTTGCACCATATTGGCACCAGCATTTTGATATAAACCTGAATTTATACTTATTAATGACGCATTTGGAATTTCTTTTGAAAGAATTTCAAGTGTTTCAAAATTGTTCTTTTGTTTGGTTGTAAATGAAAACCAATTGCCATCTTTTGCCAATTGCCCAATTGGATCAATAGTATAATAAAAAGTGGCTTTTTTTTGTTTCGAGATTGTATTTAATCTTTTAACGAAATCGATTGAGATGAAATTCAAATTGAAGTAAACGTTTTTATTTTCTAACGTTAAATTTTGGAATAATTTTTCCACATCAATGGAGTCGTCCTCAATCGTAAAGCGTAGGCTTTCGGCTCCTCTTTTTAAAGAATCTAAAGCCCTTTCAACTGATTTTAAAAGGTCATGAACAAAAATGTTCTGGCATATTTTAAAATCAGTTGCTTTAGTTGTTATCTCAACAGGCTTTATATCTTCATCATTATGATAAAATGGTTTTACCTGAATGTCTTCTGGTGAATTCCAAATCAGGGTTTCGTTATAATCGGCACCATCCAATTCAAATTGTATTTGTTGTTTCCACTGTTTGGATGATACAGGACTAAAATTATCGAAAAGGGGAGTAGCCATTTTTATCTTTTTATAATTCTGAGTTTATTTTTTTTTGATAGTGTCACCTTCAAATTCGATGATGTAAATGTCTTCACTATCTTTTTTCATAAAGTACTTTTCTCTAGCATATTTCTCAATCTGCTCAGGGTTTTTAAGTTCTTTTATTTGTTCCTGATCTTTTTTTATTTCTTCTTGATAATAGGTTTTATTGTCTTGTAACTCATTTATTTGATTATCGAGAAAGCGATGGTCAAAATAGGAGTAGTTATCTAAAAAAACCATCCAGATTATAAAAAACAATAAGACCCAAACGTATTTGTTGCTTAGGAATTTAAACCAAGATTTGTCTTTATATGGATTTTTCATTTTTTATTTTTTAGCCCCGGTAGAGTCGATATCCTTTGTGAGGAACGAACAAAGATAAAGGCGAAAACGGGATTAGCTCCTAATCATTAATGCAATAAATTTACAATAAAATTATAGAATACGTTGCGTAATTACTGCACGAACTACATCTATTGCTACAGTGTTGTATTTGTCGTTTGGAATTATGATGTCTGCAAAAGCTTTAGTAGGTTCTATAAATTGCTCATGCATAGGTTTTAACGTGTTTTGGTAGCGTGTTAAAACTTCGTCTAAATCACGTCCACGTTCTGCGATATCACGCTTTAAACGTCTGATAAGTCTTTCGTCTGAATCGGCATGAACGTATACTTTAATGTCAAAAAGATCTCTAAGTTCTGGGTTTGTAAGAATTAAGATTCCTTCTACAATCATTACTTTTCTTGGGTGTGTGCTAATTGTATCGTCGGTTCTGTTATGAGTTATAAAAGAATAAACAGGCTGGTCGATAGTTTTTCCTTCTTTAAGGTCTTTTAAATGGCTTACTAATAAATCGAAATCTATCGCACGTGGATGATCAAAATTAATTAGAGCTCTTTCATCAAAAGATAGATTTTTATTTTCTTTGTAATACGAATCCTGAGAGATTACGCCCACTTCAGCATGAGGTAATTCATTCATGATTTGATGTACTACGGTTGTTTTCCCGCTTCCTGTTCCGCCTGCAATTCCAATAATGAGCATAAAAATGTTGTTATAATTTGAAGCGGCAAAAATAATAATTAATACGGATTTGTCATTAGATAAAATTTTTAAAATTGCATATAGTTTTTATCTTGTTTTTTGATGGATTTTATAAAAATAAAAGGCTTCAATTACAGTGTAATTGAAGCCTTTTGTGCAATCAGTAATTTGTTTAAATACCTGACTTTAGTAAGCACTTATTATTTGTTTTTCTTTGCCTTTATCATCATTTCAAGCTGATCCCAAAGTTCTTCAGGAATTGCTTCTAATAAATTAAATTGTCCAGCACCTTTTAACCATTCTCCACCATCAATAACAATTACTTCACCATTTACATAGGCTGAGAAATCAGAAACTAAATAGGCTGCTAAATTGGCTAATTCTTGGTGATCTCCTACACGCTTCAATGGCACTTTCTTTGACATGTCAAATTTTTCTGCCAGATCTCCAGGAAGTAATCTGTCCCAAGCTCCTTTTGTTGGGAATGGACCTGGAGCAATTGCATTAGTGCGTATTCCGTATTTTGCCCACTCAACGGCAAGACTTCTCGTCATGGCAAGAACACCTGCTTTTGCAGTTGCACTTGGTACCACATAAGCTGAACCTGTCCAAGCATAAGTAGTTACAATATTTAAAACCGTTGCAGCTGTTTGTTTGGTGTCGATCCAGTGTTTTCCAAAAGCAAGAGTACAGTTTTTAGAACCTTTTAATACGATATCGATAACAGTGTCAAAAGCATTAGCAGATAATCTTTCGGTTGGTGAAATGAAATTTCCAGCAGCGTTGTTTAGTAAAACATCTACTTTGCCAAAAGCTTTTAAAACTTCTTGTAGCATGTTTTCTACTTCTTCATAATGACGTACATCACATTGCAAGGGCAGGCAGGTTCCACCAGTTTGTGCCTCAAGTTCTGTTGCTGTGTTTTTTAGTTTTTCTAAATCTCTCGACGTGATAGCTACTTTTGCACCTAATTCTAAAAAGTATTTGGTCATTGCTTTTCCTAGGCCACTTCCTCCACCGGTTACCACTATTACTTTGCCTTGCAAGGCATCGTCTCTTAACATTTTATCTGTATAACTCATGTTTTTTTAAGTTTAAAAGGTAAATATATGAATTTAATAGTATGCATGCATAATATATATGTTAATTTTAGTTTGTGCTAAATGCTACATAATCGTTTGGCAGCTGCTTCTAGTGTAGTATTGTCTTTGGCGAAACAAAAACGGATTAATTTTAAATCTTTTCCATTAGCATAGAAAGTTGAAATAGGTATTGCGGCTACTCCGTATTCTGTAATTAATTTTTTGCAAAAAGTAACATCATCTTCATCGGAAATTGACTTATATGATGCGACCTGAAAATAAGTTCCTTCGCAAGCTTTTAATTCGAATCGGCTTTTTTCTAGTAGTTTTTTTAAGTAATCTCTTTTCTCTTGATAGAATTCGCCAAGTTTGGTTACATCAACAATATCTAGATATTCGCTTATGGCTACTTGAGAAATGCTGTTTACGCTAAAAACTAAAAATTGATGTACTTTTTTAATCTCTATCATTAAGTGTTCTGGTGCTACTACATATCCAATCTTCCATCCTGTAATATGAAATGATTTTCCAAAAGAAGAAATCATGATACAACGATTAAGGAGTTCTTGGCGGGTATGTGCTGAGATGTGTTTTTCTTCAAAAGTGATGTATTCATATACTTCATCAGATAAGACTAATAGATCGGGGTATTTTTCGAGGATTTTTTCTAATCTTATAAAGTCCGCTTCTGCTAAAATTTTCCCTGTCGGGTTATGCGGATTATTGATAATTATCATTCGGGTTTTTGCCGAGCAAGCCTTTTCTATAATTTCCCAATTTGGTGTATAATCATCGTTTAAGGGAACTCGTACAGAATGTGCATTGCACAATAATACAGGAGCTTCATAGCAGTCATAACTCGGATCGAGAATTATTACTTCATCGTTTGCTTTAATTAATGCTAATATGGTGGTGAAAATACCTTGTGTAGCCCCAGCAGTTACTAAGATTTCGGTTTCTGGTTGAACTACCCGTTTGTATGAATCTAGAACAAGTTTGGCTATTTTGGTTAATAGCGGTGGGTAACCTGACATGGGTGTATATTGGTGAACATTCTCGGTTGCGAGACGTTTTACAATACTAGTTAGTCGTTCGTCAACTGGAAAATTTGGAAATCCTTGCGATAGATTAATTGCATTGTGTTCGTTTGCCATTTTAGACATAACGGTAAAAATACTTGTGCTAATCTGTGGAAGTTTGCTCATAAAAATCTATAATTGCTTTCATAAAGATAGCTTTTTTATGATAATTTGAATTTCTTTTATGAAATCAATATTTTTTTCTAAAAAGAGAATTTGTGATTTGTTAGTTTATAGCAATTGGCAAAGTATAAACTACTCTTACGGGGTTGTTTTTTATTTTTGCGGGTGTCCATTTTGGAGATATTTTTAAAACCTGTATAGCTTCAGCTCTATGGTCCATGTCTCCTAAAACTTTAATATCGCTTAATGTTCTATCTTTTTCTATTACAAAGCCTATATGTATTCTTCCTGTTATTTCTGTTTTTGGATTTTTATAGTTCTCTTTTATAAAACGTTCAAGTGCTTCCGCGCCTCCTGGGAATTCTGATTTTATGTCAGCACGTTCATTGTAATAGATGTGATTTTACTATAATATACAGTTTGTTTCGGGATAGTTTTATCAACTAGACCTACTGTAAGAACAAGAAGGTCGTCTTCTTTAGTAGCTTGAGAAAATATATTTTGTATAAAGCAAATCAAAATGAGGATTAAAAAAATCTTCATAGATGATATGGTTATGCGATTTGATTACATTTTGTGGATAATGAAAATCGTTGGGCGATTGTGTAAATCTACTTTTATTTTTTTCCAATCAGAAACACGCATCGTTTTGATAAACTCGGTTGGTAGAGTAATATCTGTAGCAATACAAAGATGCGTTGCGGGATTTAATATTTGTAAAATATCTTCGACTAATTTATTGTTTCTGTATGGAGTTTCAATAAAAAGCTGTGATTGATTTTTATCCTGGGATAACTTTTCAAAATACTTTAATGCTGATTTTTTTTCGTCTTTATCAATAGGTAAGTAGCCATTGAAAGTAAAGCTTTGTCCGTTCATTCCAGAAGCCATCATGGCTAGTAAAATTGAAGAAGGGCCCACTAGCGGCACCACCTGAATTCCTTTTTCATGTGCTAGCTTTACAATTACAGCACCTGGATCGGCAACGCCAGGGCAACCAGCTTCGCTCATTAGCCCAACGTTTTTACCTTCTAATAGAGGTTTTATGAAGTCTAAATGTTCGCTTGGTTCTGTGCGTTTATTTAGCGCAAAAAGTATTAGTTCGGATTGTTTTTTTTCGGGAGAAACTGCTTTTATTGACTTTCGTGCAGTTTTTTCGTTTTCAACAATATAATGATCAATGAAATCAATGCTTCTCTTTATTGTTTGTGGTAAGACATCCATAGGATCGCTTTCGCCTAAGGTTGTCGGAATCAAATAAAGTTTACCTAATAAAGAAGTGGGTTTCATGTGTTTTATTTTTTTGTTTTATACAGCCGAATTTGGATTTTGATGTTTGGCTATTAGTTTTTTTGCAATCACTTCAGAAACTTGGTCTAGCATTTCGTAAACTGAGTCAAATCCGTTTGGTTTTCCATAATAAGGGTCTGGAACATCAACATTTTCGGAAGGGAATAATTCGTTTAGAATAAGTTGAACTTTGTCTTTTTGTTCTTGGTTTTTTGTCAATGTAACCACGTCATCATAATTAGAATTATCCATGACGTAGATGTAATCGAAAATATCAAAATCAGAAGTTTTGAATTGTCTTCCTTTTTGGTTGGAAATATTTAATCCATTTTTTTTTGCTATGGCAATAGAGCGTTCGTCGGGAGCGCTACCAACATACCAAGAACCTGTACCCGCCGAATCAACTAAAAAATCATCTTTAGGTAATTTTGAGGCTAATATGCCTTCGGCTAATGGTGATCTGCAAATATTACCCAAGCAGACCATTAAGATTTTTATGGGCATGTTGCGTTTATAGCGTTAGTTTTTTATTGATATCTTCGACAAATTTTTTGAATTGTTTGTCTGTAGAGACTAAGTTGTCAACAGTTTTACAAGCATGTAATACAGTTGCGTGATCACGATCACCAATTTGTGAGCCAATATTTGCTAAAGATGCTTTGGTGAATTTCTTTGCAAAAAACATAGCTAATTGTCTTGCTTGAACAACGTGCCTCTTTCTAGTTTTAGATTGAAGTGTTTCGATGTCTAGCTGGAAATAATCAGATACAATTTTTTGAATGTAATCAATAGAAATTTCTCTTTTTACATTTTTAACGAATTTTTCGACTACACTTTTAGCCAGTTCAATTGTTACTTCTTTTTTGTTGAAAGAAGATTGCGCAATTAATGAAATAATTGCTCCTTCTAGTTCACGTACATTAGATTTAATGTTGCGTGCTACATATTCGATAATATCTTCTGGAATTTCAACTCCATCACGATACAAAATGTTTTTCAAGATAGAAATTCTTG is a genomic window containing:
- a CDS encoding septum formation initiator family protein, which gives rise to MKNPYKDKSWFKFLSNKYVWVLLFFIIWMVFLDNYSYFDHRFLDNQINELQDNKTYYQEEIKKDQEQIKELKNPEQIEKYAREKYFMKKDSEDIYIIEFEGDTIKKK
- the udk gene encoding uridine kinase; its protein translation is MLIIGIAGGTGSGKTTVVHQIMNELPHAEVGVISQDSYYKENKNLSFDERALINFDHPRAIDFDLLVSHLKDLKEGKTIDQPVYSFITHNRTDDTISTHPRKVMIVEGILILTNPELRDLFDIKVYVHADSDERLIRRLKRDIAERGRDLDEVLTRYQNTLKPMHEQFIEPTKAFADIIIPNDKYNTVAIDVVRAVITQRIL
- a CDS encoding SDR family oxidoreductase, with the protein product MSYTDKMLRDDALQGKVIVVTGGGSGLGKAMTKYFLELGAKVAITSRDLEKLKNTATELEAQTGGTCLPLQCDVRHYEEVENMLQEVLKAFGKVDVLLNNAAGNFISPTERLSANAFDTVIDIVLKGSKNCTLAFGKHWIDTKQTAATVLNIVTTYAWTGSAYVVPSATAKAGVLAMTRSLAVEWAKYGIRTNAIAPGPFPTKGAWDRLLPGDLAEKFDMSKKVPLKRVGDHQELANLAAYLVSDFSAYVNGEVIVIDGGEWLKGAGQFNLLEAIPEELWDQLEMMIKAKKNK
- a CDS encoding methionine aminotransferase produces the protein MSKLPQISTSIFTVMSKMANEHNAINLSQGFPNFPVDERLTSIVKRLATENVHQYTPMSGYPPLLTKIAKLVLDSYKRVVQPETEILVTAGATQGIFTTILALIKANDEVIILDPSYDCYEAPVLLCNAHSVRVPLNDDYTPNWEIIEKACSAKTRMIIINNPHNPTGKILAEADFIRLEKILEKYPDLLVLSDEVYEYITFEEKHISAHTRQELLNRCIMISSFGKSFHITGWKIGYVVAPEHLMIEIKKVHQFLVFSVNSISQVAISEYLDIVDVTKLGEFYQEKRDYLKKLLEKSRFELKACEGTYFQVASYKSISDEDDVTFCKKLITEYGVAAIPISTFYANGKDLKLIRFCFAKDNTTLEAAAKRLCSI
- a CDS encoding energy transducer TonB, which codes for MYYNERADIKSEFPGGAEALERFIKENYKNPKTEITGRIHIGFVIEKDRTLSDIKVLGDMDHRAEAIQVLKISPKWTPAKIKNNPVRVVYTLPIAIN
- a CDS encoding SAM-dependent methyltransferase, giving the protein MKPTSLLGKLYLIPTTLGESDPMDVLPQTIKRSIDFIDHYIVENEKTARKSIKAVSPEKKQSELILFALNKRTEPSEHLDFIKPLLEGKNVGLMSEAGCPGVADPGAVIVKLAHEKGIQVVPLVGPSSILLAMMASGMNGQSFTFNGYLPIDKDEKKSALKYFEKLSQDKNQSQLFIETPYRNNKLVEDILQILNPATHLCIATDITLPTEFIKTMRVSDWKKIKVDLHNRPTIFIIHKM
- a CDS encoding low molecular weight protein-tyrosine-phosphatase; protein product: MPIKILMVCLGNICRSPLAEGILASKLPKDDFLVDSAGTGSWYVGSAPDERSIAIAKKNGLNISNQKGRQFKTSDFDIFDYIYVMDNSNYDDVVTLTKNQEQKDKVQLILNELFPSENVDVPDPYYGKPNGFDSVYEMLDQVSEVIAKKLIAKHQNPNSAV